A portion of the Bombus pascuorum chromosome 8, iyBomPasc1.1, whole genome shotgun sequence genome contains these proteins:
- the LOC132910203 gene encoding ribonuclease P protein subunit p29 — MAQINQSICLTLPKSITKQISTCENSEQYITNFLQNALPSSDIGSVADELRKSLIFAKHKNKWNKKKRCQGKLLTSRKRMQLGLRKISCKSDMKYTALLPLNQLWLNYMEQVLGSKFFNNIPKDSTDPNWENVNQQLIKADFHGAEISIVGSKCPSLIGLSGIVIQDTKNIFRICGRDNIMRTIPKDNVIINIYLKNIKLEFFGKDLCIRPTERTIKKFKCGRIYEL, encoded by the exons ATGGCACAAATAAATC AAAGCATATGTTTAACATTACCCAAAAGTATAACAAAACAAATTAGTACATGTGAAAATAGTGAACAATATATCAcgaattttttacaaaatgcaTTACCTTCCTCTGATATTGGTTCGGTAGCAGATGAGTTAAGAaag tcACTGATATTTGCTaagcataaaaataaatggaacaaGAAAAAACGATGTCAAGGAAAGTTATTAACTAGTAGGAAACGAATGCAGCTTGGTTTACGTAAGATTAGTTGCAAAAGTGATATGAAATATACAGCCTTATTACCATTAAATCAGTTATGGCTAAATTATATGGAACAAGTACTCGGctccaaattttttaataatattccaaaagATTCTACAGATCCAAATTGGGAAAATGTTAatcaacaattaattaaagcaGATTTTCATGGTGCTGAAATTTCCATTGTTGGATCAAAATGTCCTAGTTTGATTGGATTAAGTGGCATTGTAATTcaagatacaaaaaatattttcagaatttgTGGAAGAGATAATATTATGCGaa CAATACCTAAAGATaatgttattataaatatttatttaaaaaacataaaattggAGTTTTTTGGAAAAGATCTTTGTATAAGACCTACCGAACgaacaataaaaaagtttaaatGTGGGCGTATATACGAACTATAG
- the LOC132910176 gene encoding clathrin heavy chain produces the protein MTQLLPIRFQEHLQLTAVGINANNVSFNTLTMESDKFICVREKVGDTAQVVIIDMNDSANPIRRPISADSAIMNPASKVIALKAMKTLQIFNIEMKSKMKAHTMTEDVVFWKWISLNTLALVTETAVYHWSMEGESTPNKMFDRHSSLNGCQIINYRTDPKQTWLLLIGISAQHNRVVGAMQLYSVERKCSQPIEGHAASFAQFKMEGNAEPSNLFCFAVRTVQGAKLHIIEVGQPPAGNHPFPKKAVDVFFPPEAGNDFPVAMQVSSKYDVIYLITKYGYIHMYDIESATCIFMNRISGETIFVTAPHEASGGIIGVNRKGQVLSVSVDEENIIPYINGVLQNSELALRMAVRNNLSGAEDLFVRKFNLLFQNGQYAEAAKVAANAPKGILRTPATIQRFQQVPTTQGQTSPLLQYFGILLDQGQLNKYESLELCRPVLVQGRKQLLEKWLKEDKLECSEELGDLVKQADPTLALSVYLRANVPNKVIQCFAETGQFQKIVLYAKKVSYTPDYIFLLRNVMRINPDQGVAFAQMLVQDDEPLADINQIVDIFMEQNMVQQCTAFLLDALKNNRPSEGALQTRLLEMNLMSAPQVADAILGNQMFTHYDRAHIAQLCEKAGLLQRALEHYTDLYDIKRAVVHTHLLSPDWLVGFFGTLSVEDSLECLKAMLTANIRQNLQICIQIATKYHEQLTTKALIDLFESFKSYEGLFYFLGSIVNFSQDQEVHFKYIQAACKTGQIKEVERICRESNCYNPERVKNFLKEAKLSDQLPLIIVCDRFDFVHDLVLYLYRNNLQKYIEIYVQKVNPSRLPVVVGGLLDVDCSEDIIKNLILVVRGQFSTDELVEEVEKRNRLKLLLPWLESRVHEGCVEPATHNALAKIYIDSNNNPERFLKENQFYDSRVVGKYCEKRDPHLACIAYERGQCDRELISVCNENSLFKSEARYLVRRRDPDLWAEVLLESNPYKRPLIDQVVQTALSETQDPEDISVTVKAFMTADLPNELIELLEKIVLDSSVFSDHRNLQNLLILTAIKADRTRVMEYINRLDNYDAPDIANIAINNELYEEAFAIFKKFDVNTSAIQVLIEQVNNLDRAYEFAERCNEPPVWSQLARAQLQQGLVKEAIDSFIKADDPSAYVDVVETTHRTSHWEDLVRYLQMARKKARESFIESELIYAYARTNRLADLEEFISGPNHADIQKIGDRCFDDKMYDAAKLLYNNVSNFARLAITLVHLKEFQGAVDSARKANSTRTWKEVCFACVDSGEFRLAQMCGLHIVVHADELEDLINYYQDRGHFEELINLLEAALGLERAHMGMFTELAILYSKYKPQRMREHLELFWSRVNIPKVLRAAEQAHLWAELVFLYDKYEEYDNAVLAMMQHPTEAWREGHFKDVITKVANVELYYKAIQFYVEYKPLLLNDILLVLAPRMDHTRAVAYFKRTGHLQLVKPYLRSVQALNNKAINEALNGLLIDEEDYQGLRTSIDAFDNFDNIALAQQLEKHELIEFRRIAAYLYKGNNRWKQSVELCKKDRLFRDAMEYAAESRNPEVAQELLEWFLERGSKDCFAACLFHCYDLLHPDVILELAWRHRILHFAMPYLIQVAREYITKVDKLEEAESRRMEETDHQEHKPMIMPEPQLMLTAGPGMMAPGYAPQGVYGAPPQGVYAPPAAAYQAYGM, from the exons ATGACGCAGTTACTACCCATAAGGTTTCAAGAACATCTCCAG cTTACAGCTGTTGGGATTAATGCTAACAATGTCAGCTTTAACACACTCACAATGGAAtctgataaatttatttgtgttCGAGAAAAAGTTGGCGATACTGCACAGGTAGTTATTATCGATATGAATGATTCTGCAAATCCAATCAGGAGACCTATTTCTGCAGATTCTGCGATCATGAATCCTGCAAGTAAAGTAATAGCTTTAAAag CAATGAAAACTCTTCAGATTTTTAACATAGAAATGAAATCAAAAATGAAAGCTCACACAATGACAGAAGATGTAGTCTTTTGGAAGTGGATATCATTAAATACTTTGGCATTGGTAACAGAAACTGCAGTTTATCACTGGTCTATGGAAGGAGAATCTACACCGAATAAAATGTTTGACAGACATTCGTCATTAAATGGCtgtcaaataattaattatagaacTGATCCAAAACAAACATGGCTATTATTGATTGGTATTTCTGCTCAGCACAATAGAGTGGTTGGTGCTATGCAACTTTATTCTGTTGAGAGAAAATGTTCTCAACCAATCGAAGGACATGCTGCTTCTTTTGCCCAATTTAAAATGGAAGGAAACGCAGAACCAAGTAACTTATTTTGTTTTGCTGTTAGAACAGTACAAGGTGCAAAGCTCCATATTATCGAAGTAGGTCAACCTCCTGCTGGTAATCATCCTTTCCCAAAGAAGGCAGTAGATGTTTTTTTCCCACCAGAAGCTGGAAATGACTTTCCTGTTGCTATGCAAGTCAGCTCAAAgtatgatgttatatatttaataacaaagtatggctatatacatatgtatgataTTGAATCTGctacatgtatatttatgaatcGCATATCTGGAGAAACTATTTTTGTCACTGCACCGCATGAAGCATCTGGTGGTATAATAGGAGTAAATCGGAAAGGTCAAGTATTATCTGTATCCGTCGATGAAGAAAACATAATTCCATATATAAATGGAGTACTACAAAATTCCGAACTTGCATTGCGAATGGCtgtaagaaataatttgtCAGGAGCTGAAGACTTGTTCgtcagaaaatttaatttgctttTCCAAAATGGTCAATACGCGGAAGCAGCCAAAGTTGCAGCAAACGCTCCGAAAGGAATACTTCGAACTCCGGCGACTATTCAACGGTTCCAACAGGTACCAACTACGCAAGGACAAACATCACCCTTATTGCAATATTTTGGAATACTTCTAGATCAAggacaattaaataaatatgaatctTTAGAATTATGTCGTCCAGTGCTTGTGCAAGGTCGTAAGCAACTTCTTGAGAAATGgttgaaagaagataaattagAATGTAGCGAAGAATTGGGTGACTTAGTGAAACAAGCTGATCCAACCTTAGCTCTTAGTGTTTATTTAAGAGCTAATGTCCCtaataaagttatacaatGTTTTGCAGAAACTGGACAATTCcagaaaattgtattgtatGCTAAGAAAGTTTCTTATACCCctgattatatatttttgttaagaaATGTCATGAGAATTAATCCAGATCAGGGTGTAGCATTCGCCCAGATGTTGGTCCAAGATGATGAACCCTTAGCCGATATCAACCAAATTGTGGATATATTCATGGAACAAAACATGGTTCAACAATGTACAGCATTTTTATTGGAtgctttgaaaaataatcgGCCAAGTGAAGGAGCTTTACAAACACGACTTTTAGAAATGAACTTAATGTCTGCTCCACAAGTTGCTGATGCAATCTTAGGAAATCAAATGTTCACACACTATGACAGAGCTCACATTGCACAATTATGTGAAAAAGCTGGCTTATTACAACGTGCTTTAGAACATTACACCGATTTATATGACATTAAGAGAGCTGTAGTACATACACATTTACTTTCTCCAGATTGGCTTGTTGGATTTTTTGGAACATTATCAGTTGAAGATTCTTTGGAATGTTTGAAGGCAATGTTGACTGCTAACATACGACAGAATTTACAAATCTGTATTCAGATTGCAACAAAATATCATGAACAGTTGACTACTAAAGCACTGATAG ATCTATTTGAAAGTTTTAAATCATATGAGGGACTGTTTTATTTCCTGGGATCTATTGTTAATTTCAGTCAAGATCAAGaagtacattttaaatatattcaggCAGCATGTAAAACTGGACAAATTAAAGAAGTGGAACGAATTTGTAGAGAAAGTAATTGTTACAATCCAGAACGTGTAAAAAATTTCCTCAAAGAGGCAAAATTATCTGATCAGTTACCTTTAATTATTGTTTGTGATCGATTCGATTTTGTACATGATCTTGTACTGTATCTCTAccgaaataatttacaaaagtaCATAGAAATTTACGTTCAAAAA GTAAATCCGTCACGTCTACCAGTTGTAGTGGGTGGTTTACTTGATGTAGATTGCTCAGaggatataataaaaaatttaattcttgtGGTACGTGGTCAGTTCTCTACTGACGAACTTGTAGAAGAAGTTGAGAAGAGAAACCGTTTGAAGCTCTTACTTCCATGGCTGGAGTCTCGTGTCCATGAAGGTTGTGTTGAACCTGCAACACATAATGCACTAGCAAAGATATACATTGACAGTAATAATAATCCAGAGAGATTTCTTAA agAGAATCAATTTTATGATAGTAGAGTAGTAGGAAAATATTGTGAAAAACGTGATCCACATTTAGCGTGTATTGCGTATGAGCGTGGTCAATGCGATAGGGAATTGATAAGCGTATGTAACGAAAATAGCCTTTTCAAAAGTGAAGCTAGATATTTAGTGAGACGTAGAGATCCAGATTTATGGGCTGAAGTTCTTCTTGAAAGCAATCCTTACAAAAGGCCGTTGATTGATCAG GTTGTACAAACAGCTTTATCAGAAACACAAGATCCTGAAGATATATCGGTTACTGTTAAAGCATTTATGACTGCTGATTTACCCAATGAACTAATTGAGCTTCTTGAGAAAATCGTACTCGACAGTAGTGTATTTAGTGATCATCGCAATTTACAAAATCTTCTGATTTTAACGGCAATAAAGGCTGATCGTACGCGTGTTATGGAGTACATCAATCGGCTGGATAATTATGACGCCCCTGACATTGCTAACATTGCTATTAACAATGAGTTATATGAAGAAGCTTTTGccatctttaaaaaattcgatgtGAACACGTCAGCTATCCAAGTTTTAATCGAGCAGGTTAATAATTTAGACAGAGCTTACGAATTTGCTGAAAG ATGTAATGAACCGCCGGTATGGTCTCAATTAGCCAGAGCACAATTACAACAAGGTTTAGTGAAAGAAGCCATAGATAGTTTTATTAAGGCTGACGATCCATCAGCGTATGTAGATGTAGTAGAAACTACTCATCGAACTTCTCATTGGGAGGATTTGGTTCGTTACTTGCAAATGGCTCGCAAAAAAGCGCGTGAATCTTTCATTGAAAGTGAATTAATTTACGCATATGCAAGAACCAATAGACTTGCAGAtcttgaagaatttatttctggtCCTAATCATGCCGACATACAAAAG ATTGGCGATAGATGTTTCGACGACAAGATGTACGATGCTGCTAAACTTTTGTACAATAATGTATCGAATTTTGCACGATTAGCTATTACGCTTGTTCACTTAAAAGAATTCCAAGGCGCCGTTGACAGCGCTCGCAAAGCGAACTCAACTCGTACTTGGAAAGAAGTTTGTTTTGCTTGTGTGGATAGCGGAGAATTTAGATTAGCACAAATGTGTGGATTACATATAGTCGTACATGCCGATGAATTAGAAGATTTAATCAATTATTATCAAGATCGGGGGCACTTTGAGGaacttattaatttattggaaGCTGCTTTGGGACTTGAAAGAGCGCATATGGGAATGTTCACTGAATTAGCTATACTTTATAGCAAGTATAAACCTCAACGAATGCGAGAACATCTTGAACTTTTCTGGTCTCGAGTTAATATACCGAAG gtaCTCCGTGCAGCAGAGCAAGCACACTTATGGGCAGagcttgtatttttatatgataaatatgaAGAGTACGACAATGCAGTTCTTGCAATGATGCAACACCCCACTGAAGCATGGCGAGAAGGTCATTTCAAAGATGTGATTACTAAAGTGGCAAACGTTGAACTTTATTATAAAGCTATACAGTTTTATGTCGAATATAAACCCCTACTTCTGAATGATATACTACTTGTACTTGCTCCACGCATGGATCATACGAGAGCAGTTGCATATTTCAAGAGAACAGGGCATTTACAACTTGTAAAACCATACTTGAGGTCGGTTCAagcattaaataataaagcaaTTAATGAAGCATTAAACGGTCTACTTATTGACGAAGAAGATTATCAGGGACTCAGAACATCGATTGATGCGTtcgataattttgataatattgcGTTAGCACAACAACTGGAGAAACatgaattaattgaatttagaaGAATTGCCGCATACTTGTACAAAGGAAATAACAGATGGAAACAATCGGTGGAACTATGTAAAAAGGATCGATTGTTTAG AGATGCTATGGAATATGCAGCAGAATCTCGCAATCCCGAAGTTGCTCAAGAATTATTAGAGTGGTTCTTGGAGAGAGGATCAAAGGATTGTTTCGCAGCATGTCTGTTTCATTGTTATGATTTACTTCATCCAGATGTTATTTTGGAACTTGCGTGGAGACATCGTATTTTACATTTCGCTATGCCGTATCTTATACAAGTTGCACGGGAATATATTACTAAG gTTGATAAACTGGAAGAAGCTGAAAGTCGTCGCATGGAAGAAACTGATCATCAAGAACATAAACCTATGATTATGC cGGAACCTCAGTTAATGTTGACAGCAGGACCAGGTATGATGGCACCTGGTTATGCACCACAAGGCGTATATGGAGCACCACCGCAAGGTGTCTATGCACCACCTGCAGCGGCGTACCAGGCTTATGGTATGTGA
- the LOC132910212 gene encoding large ribosomal subunit protein P2 isoform X1 — MRYVAAYLLATLGGKASPSQNDIEKILSSVGIEADTEKLKKVISELNGKSVDELIAQGMEKLLSMPVGGAVAVSADAAPAGGAAAPAEEKKEEKKPAKEESESEDDDMGFGLFD, encoded by the exons ATGCGTTACGTGGCCGCTTATCTGTTAGCTACCCTGGGAGGGAAAGCATCTCCTAGTCAAaatgatattgaaaaaattttatcatcTGTTGGAATTGAAGCAGATACAGAAAAACTTAAGAAAGTCATCTCAGAACTGAATGGAAAATCAGTAGATGAACTTATTGCACAAG GcatggaaaaattattatccatGCCAGTTGGTGGTGCTGTAGCTGTTAGTGCAGATGCTGCACCTGCAGGAGGTGCCGCAGCCCCAGCTGAAGAAAAGAAGG AAGAGAAAAAACCAGCGAAAGAGGAATCTGAATCAGAAGACGACGACATGGGTTTCGGTCTTTTTGATTAA
- the LOC132910212 gene encoding large ribosomal subunit protein P2 isoform X2 yields MRYVAAYLLATLGGKASPSQNDIEKILSSVGIEADTEKLKKVISELNGKSVDELIAQGMEKLLSMPVGGAVAVSADAAPAGGAAAPAEEKKGK; encoded by the exons ATGCGTTACGTGGCCGCTTATCTGTTAGCTACCCTGGGAGGGAAAGCATCTCCTAGTCAAaatgatattgaaaaaattttatcatcTGTTGGAATTGAAGCAGATACAGAAAAACTTAAGAAAGTCATCTCAGAACTGAATGGAAAATCAGTAGATGAACTTATTGCACAAG GcatggaaaaattattatccatGCCAGTTGGTGGTGCTGTAGCTGTTAGTGCAGATGCTGCACCTGCAGGAGGTGCCGCAGCCCCAGCTGAAGAAAAGAAGGGTAAAt AA